The Rhopalosiphum maidis isolate BTI-1 chromosome 4, ASM367621v3, whole genome shotgun sequence region ttgtgtgattttaattatatgttcttAGGTTaagattatttgaaaaaatgtaataatataatactgtaatcTACTAAAACTTTATTGGCTGTTGGCACATAATCTAACCTTCATCGTGTCTTAGGTGAGTCCTTGGAATGTTATGTTTGTACAAACCAAGATCAAAACcatgaaaaatgtttgaatacaaTTAAGACATGCGAACCGGAAGAAGATATGTGTTTATCAGAAATCAGTTGGGGatgtaagaatatattttataatttgtgacTATAAtgacttaacattttatttcatacaaatatgtttattattgcaGCTCCTCCATATTGGGTAGAAGGAGgaatcaaacaatattatgtatcaaagAGATGTGCCACAAGAGCTACATGTGATGCTGTAAAAGCAAAAACAATGCCCTTTTGCACGTACCTATGGTATCAAGATTGGAAATGTGCCGAATGTTGTTTAGGCGACCGTTGTAATTTCTACATAACTGTAAGATACtttattgtatagatatatttttaatgataattaatatttataacatttagaaTAAACcaaagtacttatattttctGGTATTGCAGATGGGCAGTAGTGCAGTAAAATC contains the following coding sequences:
- the LOC113548451 gene encoding uncharacterized protein LOC113548451 gives rise to the protein MIFFNNLLSVLTLITVIINLSESLECYVCTNQDQNHEKCLNTIKTCEPEEDMCLSEISWGSPPYWVEGGIKQYYVSKRCATRATCDAVKAKTMPFCTYLWYQDWKCAECCLGDRCNFYITMGSSAVKSNLIVLLGCIAILLGFHATKTV